A part of Streptomyces sp. NBC_01451 genomic DNA contains:
- a CDS encoding ABC transporter substrate-binding protein has protein sequence MALLRRSLAAVAVLPLLTLAACGYGSESTDDSSKAKVAAGAQKVDGLGSVKIGYFGNLTHGTALVAVNKGYFQKALGATEAKYQVFNAGPSEIEALNSGSIDIGWIGPSPAINGYTKSKGTNLRIIGGSASGGVKLVVNPKKIKSVKDVKGKKIATPQLGNTQDVAFLNWIADQGWKVDAESGKGDVSVVRTDNKVTPDAYKSGSIDGAWVPEPTASKLVAEGAKVLLDEADLWPDKKFVITNIIVSQKFLKEHPKAVEAVLKASVDTNKWINANSDAAKAAANAQLAIDSGKALKPEVIDPAWKSIQFTNDPLASTLNSEAEHAVKAGLLEDPLLKGIYDLTPLNNVLKAAGESPVDDAGLGVQ, from the coding sequence ATCGCCCTCCTCCGCCGCAGCCTCGCCGCAGTGGCCGTGCTCCCCCTTCTGACGCTCGCCGCCTGCGGTTACGGGTCGGAATCGACGGACGACAGCTCCAAGGCGAAGGTCGCCGCCGGTGCCCAGAAGGTCGACGGGCTCGGCTCCGTCAAGATCGGTTACTTCGGCAACCTGACGCACGGCACCGCGCTGGTCGCTGTGAACAAGGGCTACTTCCAGAAGGCGCTCGGCGCCACGGAAGCGAAGTACCAGGTCTTCAACGCCGGCCCCTCCGAGATCGAGGCCCTCAACTCGGGCTCCATCGACATCGGCTGGATCGGCCCCTCCCCGGCGATCAACGGCTACACCAAGTCCAAGGGCACCAACCTCCGCATCATCGGCGGTTCGGCGTCCGGTGGTGTGAAGCTCGTCGTCAACCCGAAGAAGATCAAGTCCGTCAAGGACGTCAAGGGCAAGAAGATCGCCACCCCGCAGCTGGGCAACACCCAGGACGTGGCGTTCCTCAACTGGATCGCCGACCAGGGCTGGAAGGTCGACGCGGAGAGCGGCAAGGGCGACGTGTCGGTCGTCCGCACCGACAACAAGGTCACCCCCGACGCCTACAAGTCCGGCTCCATCGACGGCGCCTGGGTGCCGGAGCCGACCGCGTCCAAGCTGGTCGCCGAGGGCGCCAAGGTGCTGCTCGACGAGGCGGACCTGTGGCCGGACAAGAAGTTCGTGATCACGAACATCATCGTGTCGCAGAAATTCCTCAAGGAGCACCCGAAGGCCGTCGAGGCGGTCCTGAAGGCCTCCGTCGACACCAACAAGTGGATCAACGCCAACTCCGACGCGGCGAAGGCCGCTGCCAACGCGCAGCTCGCGATCGACTCCGGCAAGGCGCTGAAGCCCGAGGTCATCGACCCGGCGTGGAAGTCCATCCAGTTCACCAACGACCCGCTGGCCTCCACCCTCAACTCCGAGGCGGAGCACGCGGTCAAGGCCGGTCTGCTGGAGGACCCGCTGCTCAAGGGCATCTACGACCTCACGCCTCTCAACAACGTCCTGAAGGCCGCGGGCGAGAGCCCGGTCGACGACGCCGGTCTCGGCGTCCAGTAG
- a CDS encoding ABC transporter ATP-binding protein, with product MATAIAKAEQAESVEYAARIEHVSKSFAGPAGQQLVLDDITLDVAPGEFVTLLGASGCGKSTLLNLVAGLDDPSAGSIRTDGRPALMFQEHALFPWLTAGRNIELALKLGGVPKNERRGRADELLALVRLQGSYDKRVHELSGGMRQRVALARALAQESRLLLMDEPFAALDAITRDVLHDELTRIWAETGVSVLFVTHNVREAVRLAQRVVLLSSRPGRVAHEWTVDIPQPRRIEDAPVAELSIEITEQLRGEIRRHGQQ from the coding sequence ATGGCCACCGCGATCGCCAAGGCCGAACAGGCCGAGTCAGTCGAGTACGCCGCCCGAATCGAGCACGTATCGAAGTCCTTCGCCGGGCCCGCCGGGCAGCAACTCGTCCTCGACGACATCACGCTCGATGTCGCACCGGGTGAGTTCGTCACCCTCCTGGGGGCCTCGGGCTGCGGCAAGTCCACACTGCTCAACCTCGTCGCCGGTCTCGACGACCCGAGCGCCGGCAGCATCAGGACCGACGGGCGTCCTGCCCTGATGTTCCAGGAGCACGCCCTCTTCCCGTGGCTGACCGCGGGCAGGAACATCGAACTCGCCTTGAAACTGGGGGGAGTTCCGAAGAACGAGCGGCGCGGGCGCGCCGACGAGCTGCTCGCCCTCGTCCGGTTGCAGGGCTCGTACGACAAGCGGGTGCACGAGCTGTCCGGCGGTATGCGCCAGCGGGTCGCACTGGCCCGGGCGCTGGCGCAGGAGAGCCGACTCCTGCTGATGGACGAGCCGTTCGCGGCGCTCGACGCGATCACGCGTGACGTCCTGCACGACGAGCTGACCCGGATCTGGGCCGAGACGGGCGTCTCCGTCCTGTTCGTCACGCACAACGTGCGGGAGGCGGTACGGCTCGCGCAGCGCGTCGTCCTGCTGTCGTCCCGGCCGGGCCGGGTGGCGCACGAGTGGACGGTCGACATCCCGCAGCCGCGCCGCATCGAGGACGCCCCCGTGGCCGAACTGTCCATCGAGATCACCGAACAACTGCGTGGGGAGATCCGCCGTCATGGCCAGCAGTGA
- a CDS encoding ABC transporter permease, with translation MASSDTKSGPTDTQDRSDSNQQTGGLEAGLDALENVATTRTPFSVTFRAKILPPLVATGVVLLVWQALITFNVVSDPTKLPSPGDVAAEFKDAWLEGKLLGYIWTSVERGLLGFLLALAIGTPLGLVVARVKFVRAAIGPVLSGLQSLPSVAWVPPAVLWLGLNNSMMYAVILLGAVPSIANGLVSGIDQVPPLFLRAGRTMGATGWKGAWHIVLPASLPGYLAGLKQGWAFSWRSLMAAEIIASSPDLGIGLGALLENGRNASSMPMIFEAIFLILFVGIAVDLLIFSPLERRVLRSRGLLVAS, from the coding sequence ATGGCCAGCAGTGACACGAAGTCGGGCCCGACGGACACCCAGGACCGGTCCGACAGCAACCAGCAGACCGGCGGCCTGGAGGCCGGTCTGGACGCCCTGGAGAACGTGGCCACCACGCGCACGCCCTTCTCGGTGACCTTCCGCGCCAAGATCCTTCCGCCGCTCGTCGCAACCGGCGTGGTGCTGCTGGTCTGGCAGGCACTGATCACCTTCAACGTCGTCAGCGACCCGACCAAGCTGCCCTCGCCCGGGGACGTGGCGGCCGAGTTCAAGGACGCCTGGCTGGAGGGCAAGCTCCTCGGCTACATCTGGACCAGTGTCGAGCGCGGTCTGCTCGGCTTCCTGCTGGCGCTGGCGATCGGGACCCCGCTGGGTCTGGTCGTGGCCCGGGTGAAGTTCGTCCGGGCGGCGATCGGACCGGTCCTGTCGGGTCTCCAGTCGCTGCCGTCGGTGGCCTGGGTGCCGCCGGCGGTCCTGTGGCTGGGTCTGAACAACTCGATGATGTACGCGGTGATCCTGCTCGGCGCGGTCCCGTCCATCGCCAACGGCCTGGTCTCCGGCATCGACCAGGTGCCGCCGCTGTTCCTGCGGGCGGGCCGCACGATGGGCGCGACCGGCTGGAAGGGCGCCTGGCACATCGTCCTGCCCGCCTCGCTGCCGGGCTATCTGGCCGGTCTGAAGCAGGGCTGGGCGTTCTCCTGGCGCTCGCTGATGGCGGCGGAGATCATCGCCTCCTCGCCCGACCTGGGCATCGGTCTGGGCGCGCTGCTGGAGAACGGCCGCAACGCCAGCTCCATGCCGATGATCTTCGAGGCGATCTTCCTGATCCTCTTCGTCGGTATCGCCGTCGACCTGCTCATCTTCAGCCCGCTGGAACGACGGGTGCTGCGCAGCCGCGGTCTCCTGGTGGCGAGCTGA
- a CDS encoding sirohydrochlorin chelatase, which translates to MHKQPVRPVLVVVAHGSRDPRHAATVHALVRRVRSLRPGLRVETGFLDFNIPSVQGVLESLAAEGVRDVVALPLLLTRAFHAKADIPAVLREAPGRLNIRQADVLGPSPLLLSALERRLYEAGLTPADKSSTGVVLASAGSTDPEAIAVIADIAREWRHTGWCAVRPAFASASLPRTEDAVRELRELGCERVAVAPYVLAPGFLPDRIARGAARADVLADVLGPAPEVARLLLRRYAEAAARVPLPGRAPVSA; encoded by the coding sequence ATGCACAAGCAGCCGGTCCGCCCCGTCCTCGTGGTCGTCGCCCACGGCAGCCGCGACCCGCGGCACGCGGCGACCGTGCACGCCCTCGTGCGGCGCGTACGGTCGCTGCGGCCGGGGCTGCGCGTGGAGACCGGCTTCCTGGACTTCAACATCCCTTCCGTACAAGGGGTGCTGGAGTCCCTGGCGGCGGAGGGCGTCCGTGACGTGGTCGCCCTCCCCCTCCTCCTGACCCGCGCCTTCCATGCCAAGGCGGACATCCCGGCGGTCCTGCGGGAGGCTCCGGGGCGGCTGAACATCCGTCAGGCGGATGTGCTGGGCCCGTCCCCGCTGCTCCTCTCGGCGCTCGAACGGCGCCTGTACGAGGCGGGGTTGACGCCCGCCGACAAGTCCTCGACCGGGGTCGTGCTGGCCTCGGCGGGGTCCACCGACCCGGAGGCGATCGCAGTGATCGCTGACATCGCGCGGGAGTGGCGGCACACCGGTTGGTGCGCCGTGCGGCCTGCGTTCGCCTCCGCGTCCCTTCCCCGGACCGAGGACGCCGTACGGGAGTTGCGGGAGCTGGGCTGCGAGCGGGTCGCCGTCGCGCCCTACGTCCTCGCCCCCGGCTTCCTCCCCGACCGCATCGCGCGGGGCGCGGCCCGGGCGGACGTACTCGCGGACGTCCTTGGACCGGCACCCGAGGTGGCCCGGCTGCTGCTGCGGCGCTACGCGGAGGCGGCGGCGCGGGTGCCGTTGCCGGGGCGGGCCCCGGTGAGCGCGTAG
- a CDS encoding ketopantoate reductase family protein gives MRYVIIGAGAVGGAVGGRLAGAGHEVVLVARGAQYEALRAHGLRLVTPDGTHTYRLPTVDGPAGLGELRADDVLVLAVKTQDSEAALAAWGPVPVEGGGTAAERLPLLCAQNGVESPRLALRRFRRVYGVCVWLPAAYEEPGIVSAPGAPLTGILFLGRYPHGTDDTVRRIGADLEKAEFEAPVVPDVARWQYAKLLTNLGNAIRALSGAADSEESERLRQRVYAEGESVLAAAGIPYASAAETKARRGDRITLLPLPGTEPGGGSTWQSLSRGTGTVETDYLNGEIAFLGRLHGVPTPLNELLQRLADTFARERRPAGSLPSAELVRLADEALSDRPSAADGRDPEE, from the coding sequence ATGCGCTACGTCATCATCGGAGCAGGAGCGGTCGGCGGTGCCGTCGGCGGGCGGCTGGCCGGGGCGGGGCACGAGGTCGTGCTCGTCGCCCGGGGCGCCCAGTACGAGGCGCTGCGCGCGCACGGGCTGCGGCTGGTCACACCGGACGGGACGCACACGTACCGCCTGCCGACCGTCGACGGACCCGCCGGACTCGGAGAACTGCGCGCCGACGACGTACTCGTCCTCGCGGTCAAGACGCAGGACAGCGAGGCCGCTCTGGCGGCCTGGGGGCCGGTGCCCGTCGAGGGTGGCGGTACGGCGGCCGAACGGCTGCCGTTGCTGTGCGCGCAGAACGGCGTGGAGAGCCCGCGACTCGCGCTGCGCCGCTTCCGGCGGGTGTACGGCGTCTGCGTCTGGCTCCCCGCGGCCTACGAGGAACCCGGCATCGTCTCCGCCCCGGGCGCCCCCCTCACCGGCATCCTCTTCCTCGGCCGCTACCCGCACGGCACCGACGACACGGTCCGCCGGATCGGCGCCGACCTGGAGAAGGCGGAGTTCGAGGCCCCGGTCGTACCGGACGTGGCACGCTGGCAGTACGCCAAGCTGCTCACCAACCTGGGCAACGCCATCCGGGCGCTCAGCGGTGCGGCGGACAGCGAGGAGAGCGAGCGGCTGCGCCAACGGGTGTACGCCGAGGGCGAGTCGGTGCTCGCGGCGGCCGGGATCCCGTACGCGAGTGCCGCGGAGACGAAGGCCAGGCGCGGCGACAGGATCACTCTGCTGCCGCTGCCCGGCACCGAGCCCGGCGGCGGCTCCACCTGGCAGTCCCTGAGCCGGGGCACCGGCACGGTCGAGACCGACTACCTCAACGGCGAGATCGCGTTCCTGGGACGCCTGCACGGCGTACCGACACCCCTGAACGAACTGCTGCAACGACTGGCCGACACGTTCGCACGGGAACGGCGGCCGGCGGGGTCGCTGCCGTCGGCGGAACTCGTACGGCTCGCGGACGAGGCACTGTCCGACCGGCCGTCGGCGGCCGACGGGCGGGACCCGGAGGAGTGA
- a CDS encoding aldo/keto reductase, producing MASESFTIGGEFTVRRLGYGTAQLTGPGYWGPRGGPDDAVAVLRRAVDRGVTLVDTADNYGPWIAEELIAEALHPYPAGVLVATKGGVVRTGPDAWHIDGRPERLRAMCEASLRRLRRDTIDLYQLHRLDPRVPMAEQLGALDELRAEGKIRHLGLDSVTVDELGAARELAPIASVQNRYHLLDRSSEPLLKLCEAHGIAFLPWFPLGNGELASDPVCAEIAAAHGATPAQVALAWLLHRSPVLCPTPGTGSPVHLEENLAAGTVRLSGDELARLDRR from the coding sequence ATGGCTTCGGAAAGTTTCACCATCGGCGGCGAGTTCACGGTCCGTCGCCTCGGTTACGGCACGGCCCAGCTGACCGGCCCCGGCTACTGGGGCCCGCGCGGCGGCCCTGACGACGCGGTGGCCGTGCTGCGCCGGGCCGTCGACCGGGGTGTGACACTGGTCGACACCGCCGACAACTACGGCCCCTGGATCGCCGAGGAACTGATCGCCGAGGCCCTGCACCCGTACCCGGCCGGGGTGTTGGTCGCGACCAAGGGCGGTGTCGTACGCACCGGTCCCGACGCCTGGCACATCGACGGCCGGCCGGAGCGGCTGCGCGCGATGTGCGAGGCGAGTCTGCGTCGGCTGCGCCGCGACACGATCGACCTGTACCAGCTGCACCGGCTCGACCCGCGCGTCCCGATGGCCGAACAACTGGGCGCCCTCGACGAGTTGCGCGCGGAGGGCAAGATCCGGCACCTCGGCCTCGACTCGGTGACGGTCGACGAACTGGGCGCGGCACGGGAGTTGGCACCGATCGCGTCCGTCCAGAACCGCTACCACCTCCTCGACCGCTCCTCCGAGCCGCTGCTGAAGCTGTGCGAGGCGCACGGCATCGCGTTCCTGCCGTGGTTTCCGCTGGGCAACGGCGAGTTGGCGTCGGACCCGGTGTGCGCGGAGATCGCCGCCGCGCACGGAGCGACCCCGGCCCAGGTCGCGCTGGCCTGGCTGCTGCACCGCTCCCCGGTGCTCTGCCCGACCCCGGGAACCGGCTCCCCCGTACACCTGGAGGAGAACCTGGCCGCCGGCACCGTACGACTGTCGGGGGACGAACTGGCACGCCTGGACCGCCGGTAG
- a CDS encoding nuclear transport factor 2 family protein has protein sequence MPDLHLDPGLNRDRERDPAVEAAIEAELRLLDPEVRRSPELTGALLHPGFHEFGASGRHWDRASIIESLAATTEPGARPIAVSRMRGVRLAPDLVHLTFDTESNGRRAHRSSLWRRNTEGAGWLLYFHQATPFDADGYSGDGDGVG, from the coding sequence ATGCCCGACCTCCACCTCGACCCCGGCCTCAACCGTGACCGGGAGCGCGACCCCGCGGTGGAGGCCGCCATCGAGGCCGAGCTGCGGCTGCTCGACCCGGAGGTCCGTCGCTCGCCCGAGCTGACCGGCGCGCTGCTGCACCCCGGGTTCCACGAGTTCGGTGCCTCGGGTCGGCACTGGGACCGGGCGTCGATCATCGAGTCCCTCGCCGCGACCACCGAACCGGGCGCCCGCCCCATCGCCGTCTCGCGCATGAGGGGCGTACGGCTCGCACCGGACCTGGTCCACCTCACCTTCGACACGGAGAGCAACGGCCGCCGGGCCCACCGGAGTTCGCTGTGGCGGCGGAACACCGAAGGCGCCGGCTGGCTGCTGTACTTCCACCAGGCGACCCCGTTCGACGCCGACGGGTACAGCGGGGACGGGGACGGGGTCGGCTGA
- a CDS encoding DUF1697 domain-containing protein, with the protein MTTGKQATTTYAALLRGINVGGNKKVPMAELRTLMEGLGYDAVRTYLQSGNAVFAAGHGDEDSLAGEIAKAIEQHFGFTVDVIVRDHAHLRAIRDDCPFPAAELEAKQLHVTYFSVPVDETRFADIDQAAHLPEEFRLGDRALYLYAPDGLGRSKLAEMLARPRYLKGLIATSRNWNTVLKLVELTEDETRGK; encoded by the coding sequence ATGACGACAGGCAAGCAGGCGACGACGACCTACGCGGCGCTGTTGCGCGGCATCAACGTGGGCGGCAACAAGAAGGTCCCCATGGCCGAGCTGCGCACCCTGATGGAGGGCCTCGGGTACGACGCCGTACGGACCTACCTCCAGAGCGGCAACGCCGTGTTCGCCGCCGGTCACGGGGACGAGGATTCCCTCGCCGGGGAGATCGCGAAAGCCATCGAGCAGCACTTCGGATTCACCGTGGACGTCATCGTGCGCGACCACGCCCACCTGCGGGCGATCAGGGACGACTGCCCTTTCCCCGCAGCCGAGTTGGAGGCCAAGCAACTCCACGTCACCTACTTCTCCGTCCCGGTCGACGAGACCCGCTTCGCGGACATCGACCAGGCCGCCCACCTCCCCGAGGAGTTCCGGCTCGGCGACCGTGCGCTGTACCTGTACGCACCCGACGGACTCGGCCGCTCCAAACTCGCCGAGATGCTCGCCAGGCCCCGGTACCTGAAGGGCCTGATCGCGACCAGCCGCAACTGGAACACCGTCCTGAAACTGGTGGAACTGACCGAGGACGAGACCCGGGGGAAGTGA